The proteins below come from a single Anguilla rostrata isolate EN2019 chromosome 3, ASM1855537v3, whole genome shotgun sequence genomic window:
- the LOC135251153 gene encoding palmitoyltransferase ZDHHC15B-like isoform X2 encodes MALSGGLRCCQRVFSWIPVVIITSVVLWSYYAYVFELCLFTLSNTLEKVAYLLVFHVCFVMFSWTYWKSIFTPPSSPCKKFQLSYTDKERYEMEERPDAQKQILVEIAKKLPIFTRAASGAIRFCDRCQVIKPDRCHHCSVCETCVLKMDHHCPWVNNCVGFSNYKFFLLFLVYSMLYCVFIATTVLQYFIKFWVRPFLPPCSRTGPTGTASTLDSAGICGRSSGRTGSCGSFLCSRAWETGTSSPCGAGMNPGTPSWPVRSSGKRTADRMRRARVCKETLQSLWRLSHSTEEYSRTQRHLKTPDINHKGCGSLETALLLA; translated from the exons ATGGCTCTGTCGGGAGGGCTAAGATGCTGCCAAAGGGTTTTCTCCTGGATACCTGTCGTTATAATTACATCTGTGGTGCTGTGGTCGTATTACGCTTATGTCTTTGAGCTATGTTTGT ttacTCTCAGCAACACACTGGAAAAAG TGGCCTATCTTCTGGTGTTCCATGTTTGCTTTGTGATGTTCTCCTGGACCTACTGGAAATCAATTTTCACACCACCCTCCTCACCCTGCAAGAAG TTTCAGCTTTCCTACACGGACAAAGAGCGGTATGAGATGGAGGAGAGGCCGGACGCGCAGAAACAGATCCTCGTGGAGATAGCCAAGAAGCTTCCCATCTTCACCCGTGCTGCGTCTGGAG CTATCAGGTTCTGCGATCGCTGCCAGGTGATAAAGCCGGACCGCTGCCACCACTGCTCCGTCTGCGAAAC GTGTGTCCTGAAAATGGACCATCATTGTCCATG GGTGAACAACTGCGTAGGATTCTCCAATTACAAGTTCTTCTTGCTCTTCCTGGTGTACTCCATGCTGTACTGCGTCTTCATCGCCACCACTGTCCTTCAGTATTTCATCAAGTTCTGGGTG AGGCCTTTTCTGCCCCCGTGTTCCAGAACGGGCCCAACAGGAACGGCTTCAACGTTGGATTCCGCAGGAATCTGCGGCAGGTCTTCGGGGAGAACAGGAAGCTGTGGCTCGTTCCTGTGTTCACGAG CCTGGGAGACGGGCACTTCTTCCCCATGCGGAGCCGGAATGAATCCCGGAACCCCCTCCTGGCCAGTGAGGAGCAGTGGGAAGAGGACGGCGGATCGGATGAGGAGAGCGCGG GTTTGCAAAGAGACCCTTCAGTCACTGTGGAGATTGAGTCATAGTACAGAGGAATATTCCAGAACACA AAGACATCTAAAGACCCCAGACATCAACCACAAAGGATGTGGCTCACTGGAAACAGCACTGCTCTTAGCTTGA
- the LOC135251153 gene encoding palmitoyltransferase ZDHHC15B-like isoform X1 → MALSGGLRCCQRVFSWIPVVIITSVVLWSYYAYVFELCLFTLSNTLEKVAYLLVFHVCFVMFSWTYWKSIFTPPSSPCKKFQLSYTDKERYEMEERPDAQKQILVEIAKKLPIFTRAASGAIRFCDRCQVIKPDRCHHCSVCETCVLKMDHHCPWVNNCVGFSNYKFFLLFLVYSMLYCVFIATTVLQYFIKFWVGELRNGPAKFHVLFLMFVALMFFVSLMFLFGYHCWLVSKNRSTLEAFSAPVFQNGPNRNGFNVGFRRNLRQVFGENRKLWLVPVFTSLGDGHFFPMRSRNESRNPLLASEEQWEEDGGSDEESAGLQRDPSVTVEIES, encoded by the exons ATGGCTCTGTCGGGAGGGCTAAGATGCTGCCAAAGGGTTTTCTCCTGGATACCTGTCGTTATAATTACATCTGTGGTGCTGTGGTCGTATTACGCTTATGTCTTTGAGCTATGTTTGT ttacTCTCAGCAACACACTGGAAAAAG TGGCCTATCTTCTGGTGTTCCATGTTTGCTTTGTGATGTTCTCCTGGACCTACTGGAAATCAATTTTCACACCACCCTCCTCACCCTGCAAGAAG TTTCAGCTTTCCTACACGGACAAAGAGCGGTATGAGATGGAGGAGAGGCCGGACGCGCAGAAACAGATCCTCGTGGAGATAGCCAAGAAGCTTCCCATCTTCACCCGTGCTGCGTCTGGAG CTATCAGGTTCTGCGATCGCTGCCAGGTGATAAAGCCGGACCGCTGCCACCACTGCTCCGTCTGCGAAAC GTGTGTCCTGAAAATGGACCATCATTGTCCATG GGTGAACAACTGCGTAGGATTCTCCAATTACAAGTTCTTCTTGCTCTTCCTGGTGTACTCCATGCTGTACTGCGTCTTCATCGCCACCACTGTCCTTCAGTATTTCATCAAGTTCTGGGTG GGGGAGCTGCGCAACGGGCCGGCTAAGTTCCACGTCCTGTTCCTCATGTTTGTGGCGCTGATGTTCTTCGTCAGTCTCATGTTCCTCTTTGGGTATCACTGCTGGCTGGTCTCTAAGAACAGGTCCACTCTGG AGGCCTTTTCTGCCCCCGTGTTCCAGAACGGGCCCAACAGGAACGGCTTCAACGTTGGATTCCGCAGGAATCTGCGGCAGGTCTTCGGGGAGAACAGGAAGCTGTGGCTCGTTCCTGTGTTCACGAG CCTGGGAGACGGGCACTTCTTCCCCATGCGGAGCCGGAATGAATCCCGGAACCCCCTCCTGGCCAGTGAGGAGCAGTGGGAAGAGGACGGCGGATCGGATGAGGAGAGCGCGG GTTTGCAAAGAGACCCTTCAGTCACTGTGGAGATTGAGTCATAG